One window from the genome of Alkalihalobacillus sp. LMS6 encodes:
- a CDS encoding AAA family ATPase, which yields MTATTIDHMLKETNLWRERLEKGTEAVATKEDAAQLAQLVSLRFERKEKVDLFTEKWKQELESYPGFESFLNELTQKQTLISWAYDEWIRSSWAQIRETDQARVKKQKVEEMEARIKEWLKRVEGKEHDLASGHVHVLIDRLKELQTLCQQFLDSFQGNYYSKSQFAQLKEMIDQVNEHQARFNNEIDEAIGQKAPNALEQLDEMIGLEHVKARVKKLYSFLKYQREREEIGLSTENLLNLNMVVTGNPGTGKTSIARLLASIYYELGILEKPTVYEVDRASLVAGYVGQTEEQTLNAIDRAVGGVLFIDEAYSLKREGQSGNDYGQAVIDTLVSAMTSEAYAGKFAVILAGYPNEMREFIRANPGLSSRFPEQNHFDLPNYKEEELLQIAEKKALQFDFVFTKPALQKVKSEIGRLEIDQSFGNARAVEDIVKKAIFEKGSEGHQQTEKDFVLLEEKHIQTNQSSKNGQALQRLQDLIGLDKVKVELNKLTSFAKVKESRQRMDLPVPPMPLHTVFVGPPGTGKTTVAKLYAEALNEIGLLKRGHLVTVSRSDLVGGYVGQTAIKTDHMIQDALGGVLFIDEAYALSQGGENDFGKEAITAITQAMTEHEENLVVIFAGYKSEVDTLIKSNPGLRSRIRKEIEFEAYTNEELFAMLQQKAHSYGYNWSKEASVAVKEHLQNEITVGNGRYVDWFFEELIQAHALRVDEYDEFTSAQFTIDQTDVQAVIQLEKNRVEA from the coding sequence ATGACAGCAACAACAATTGATCATATGTTGAAAGAAACCAATCTGTGGAGAGAACGATTAGAAAAAGGCACAGAGGCTGTAGCAACGAAAGAAGATGCAGCCCAGCTGGCTCAATTAGTGTCGCTGCGGTTTGAACGCAAAGAGAAGGTTGATCTGTTTACAGAAAAATGGAAGCAAGAACTTGAATCTTATCCTGGGTTTGAATCGTTCTTAAATGAGCTGACTCAAAAGCAAACCCTTATTTCGTGGGCATATGACGAATGGATTCGAAGTTCGTGGGCGCAAATAAGAGAAACGGATCAAGCGCGCGTGAAAAAGCAAAAAGTCGAAGAAATGGAAGCACGTATTAAGGAATGGTTGAAACGTGTGGAAGGAAAAGAGCATGATCTTGCTAGTGGTCATGTTCACGTATTAATCGATCGTTTAAAAGAACTGCAAACCTTATGCCAACAATTTTTGGATAGCTTTCAAGGAAATTATTATTCAAAGAGTCAATTTGCGCAATTAAAAGAAATGATCGATCAAGTCAATGAACATCAAGCACGATTTAATAATGAAATTGATGAGGCGATCGGACAAAAAGCACCGAATGCGCTAGAACAATTAGATGAAATGATTGGACTTGAGCACGTGAAAGCGCGAGTGAAAAAGCTATACTCATTTTTAAAATACCAGCGAGAACGTGAAGAAATCGGACTCTCAACGGAAAATTTGCTGAATTTAAATATGGTCGTAACAGGGAATCCTGGAACTGGCAAGACGTCGATTGCCCGTTTGTTAGCTTCCATCTATTATGAATTAGGTATTTTAGAAAAACCGACTGTTTATGAAGTGGACCGAGCATCGTTAGTGGCAGGCTATGTGGGGCAAACGGAAGAACAAACGTTGAATGCCATTGACCGAGCTGTAGGAGGCGTCTTGTTCATAGATGAAGCGTATAGTTTGAAGCGAGAAGGACAGTCTGGAAATGATTATGGACAAGCTGTTATCGATACGCTTGTTTCTGCCATGACAAGTGAAGCGTATGCCGGGAAATTTGCGGTAATCCTTGCAGGTTACCCAAATGAAATGCGTGAATTTATTCGAGCGAATCCTGGATTGTCAAGTCGATTTCCTGAGCAAAATCATTTTGATTTACCGAATTATAAGGAAGAGGAGCTTTTGCAGATTGCAGAAAAAAAGGCGCTTCAATTTGATTTTGTGTTCACAAAACCGGCGTTGCAAAAAGTGAAATCGGAGATCGGGCGATTAGAAATCGATCAATCATTTGGCAATGCTCGTGCCGTTGAGGACATCGTGAAAAAAGCGATTTTCGAAAAAGGCTCTGAAGGTCATCAACAAACAGAAAAAGACTTTGTGCTTTTAGAAGAAAAGCATATTCAAACGAACCAATCGTCTAAAAACGGACAAGCACTTCAGCGATTACAAGACTTAATTGGCTTAGATAAAGTAAAAGTGGAGTTAAATAAATTGACCTCATTTGCAAAAGTGAAAGAGTCTAGGCAGCGAATGGATTTACCCGTTCCTCCTATGCCGCTCCATACCGTATTTGTGGGTCCGCCTGGCACGGGAAAAACAACGGTTGCTAAGCTGTATGCAGAAGCGTTAAATGAAATTGGGCTGTTAAAAAGAGGTCATCTTGTGACGGTGTCAAGGAGCGACTTAGTCGGTGGCTATGTAGGTCAAACAGCGATAAAAACCGATCATATGATTCAAGATGCGCTCGGAGGCGTCTTATTTATTGATGAAGCCTACGCCCTTTCTCAAGGTGGCGAGAATGATTTCGGAAAAGAAGCGATTACGGCGATTACACAAGCGATGACCGAACATGAAGAAAATCTCGTCGTTATTTTTGCAGGCTATAAAAGTGAAGTAGATACATTGATCAAAAGCAATCCTGGTTTGCGTTCGAGAATTCGTAAGGAAATTGAATTTGAAGCGTACACGAACGAAGAATTGTTTGCTATGCTGCAGCAAAAAGCCCACTCTTACGGGTACAATTGGTCAAAAGAAGCTAGTGTTGCTGTAAAAGAACATTTGCAAAACGAGATAACGGTGGGTAATGGTCGGTATGTGGATTGGTTTTTTGAAGAATTGATTCAAGCCCACGCTTTGCGTGTAGATGAATATGACGAATTTACATCTGCACAATTTACGATTGATCAAACGGATGTGCAAGCTGTTATTCAATTAGAAAAAAACCGAGTCGAAGCATAA
- a CDS encoding copper resistance D family protein, whose amino-acid sequence MLEIVLNSFMYTCLALLAGLIIIQMVPRERGLDRVIPNRFMLIVTMFIPLIQLGYLIGLGRTYANFFSISLLDGIVTAMGEHILGTSFFLVLLFAVLILILIIFSQKLNRFIRSGLQFILFLGIIFAVSLSSHSASLTDGYASGAISNAIHLLSMALWTGPLFIVSLYAKHLTNGKKFHQWFSALAVFSLLLVSTSGFVMMGEIAPEYVNSWMLTYGQLLVIKHILIAPLLIFGFRHLLALSGKGASLSIEEKQRSFRFESIFVLAVFIVTAMLTESEPPHNVLRTLQNEPFSPIMNAFLTEPLIENQLIAFSPSVWSGLLLGAAAFLFFGGLFVAWWFKRTWVTATVAIAFVLSFYVGLMTSTGPGDIPVNLTVHDTVEEAINVNREDEELEPITTWPLTDDSFAVIFMENERHLVAERLKEEPDGYRKYLDAEVEIENGFLTGGDQFMDTFMFIENDWVDVETISTYVTLGYVTEEIEEVRIHFAHETVEVSVEDQVFFYVQSMNQTLEEAHEYELLDGDGNVVQTVEKRQFVHEGHVH is encoded by the coding sequence ATGCTGGAGATCGTTTTAAATAGTTTTATGTATACATGTCTGGCTTTATTAGCTGGTTTAATTATTATTCAAATGGTACCGAGAGAACGTGGGTTAGATCGAGTCATACCGAATCGATTTATGCTCATTGTTACGATGTTCATTCCGCTTATTCAATTAGGATATCTAATTGGGTTAGGAAGAACGTACGCTAATTTCTTTTCGATCTCGTTGCTCGATGGGATTGTGACTGCAATGGGGGAACATATCTTAGGAACAAGTTTCTTCCTTGTTTTGCTGTTTGCGGTGCTTATTCTTATACTTATTATCTTTTCGCAAAAACTAAACCGATTTATTCGATCAGGTCTGCAGTTTATTTTATTTTTAGGTATCATCTTTGCCGTCAGTCTGTCTAGTCACAGCGCGTCTTTAACAGACGGATATGCATCAGGCGCCATTTCAAATGCTATTCACCTTCTTTCGATGGCTTTATGGACAGGCCCTTTATTTATTGTCAGTCTGTATGCAAAACATTTAACAAACGGAAAAAAATTTCATCAATGGTTTTCAGCACTTGCGGTATTTAGTTTATTGCTTGTGTCCACAAGTGGATTTGTCATGATGGGAGAAATCGCACCTGAATATGTAAATAGCTGGATGCTAACGTACGGTCAGCTTCTCGTCATAAAACATATTCTTATTGCACCTTTACTCATTTTTGGGTTTCGACATTTGCTTGCCTTAAGTGGAAAAGGAGCGAGCTTATCAATTGAAGAAAAACAACGGTCTTTTCGGTTTGAATCCATTTTTGTGTTAGCGGTATTTATTGTAACGGCGATGTTAACAGAAAGTGAGCCTCCTCATAATGTGCTGCGTACCTTACAAAACGAACCATTCAGTCCAATCATGAACGCTTTTTTAACGGAGCCTTTAATTGAAAATCAACTAATCGCATTTTCCCCTTCCGTTTGGTCTGGACTCCTGTTAGGAGCTGCGGCTTTCCTATTCTTTGGCGGCTTATTTGTCGCTTGGTGGTTTAAACGAACATGGGTAACAGCAACCGTAGCGATTGCATTTGTACTCAGTTTTTATGTCGGCTTAATGACAAGTACGGGACCTGGAGACATCCCTGTAAATTTAACCGTTCATGACACGGTCGAGGAAGCGATAAACGTCAATCGTGAAGATGAGGAGTTGGAACCAATAACGACATGGCCATTAACAGATGATTCCTTTGCGGTCATATTTATGGAAAATGAACGTCATCTTGTCGCTGAACGATTAAAAGAAGAGCCTGACGGGTATCGAAAATATTTAGATGCTGAAGTCGAGATTGAAAATGGCTTCTTAACTGGTGGTGACCAATTCATGGATACGTTTATGTTTATTGAAAATGACTGGGTAGATGTAGAAACCATAAGTACTTATGTCACGCTAGGATATGTAACAGAAGAAATTGAAGAGGTAAGGATTCATTTTGCTCATGAGACGGTGGAAGTGTCGGTAGAAGATCAAGTCTTTTTCTACGTGCAAAGTATGAATCAAACCCTTGAGGAAGCGCATGAATACGAGTTGCTTGATGGAGACGGAAACGTTGTTCAGACAGTTGAAAAACGCCAATTTGTTCATGAGGGGCACGTTCACTAG
- a CDS encoding acid-soluble spore protein N: MSEKNRFAQYTPDHLGTQPRKSTRNNGKKVANKSNRQPDYIPPKG; this comes from the coding sequence ATGAGTGAGAAAAATCGATTTGCCCAATATACACCGGATCATTTAGGAACGCAGCCACGAAAATCGACCCGAAATAATGGGAAGAAAGTGGCAAATAAATCAAATCGTCAACCTGATTATATTCCTCCCAAAGGATAA
- a CDS encoding FbpB family small basic protein codes for MRRVGRLPFSELVKQNKERLTQDQTEVNRLEERFEQKHALPK; via the coding sequence ATGAGACGAGTCGGACGATTGCCTTTTAGTGAATTGGTCAAGCAAAATAAAGAGCGTTTAACCCAAGATCAGACGGAAGTGAACCGTTTAGAGGAGCGTTTTGAACAAAAGCATGCCCTTCCAAAATAA